Below is a genomic region from Deinococcus koreensis.
GCTGACCTACGGGCGCGTCAATCCCGGCTTCCGGGGCCTGCTGAGCCGCTACGATCCGCCCACCCAGGGCCTGCAGGCACGCGGCGCGGCCGGCGGGGCCTCCGGTACGGCCTTCGCCGCGCTGGTGCCGGTGGCTGACCAGACCTACCGCGTGCAGGGCGACGGCACGGCGCTGTACCTGCTGCCGAACGCTCCGGTCGCCGGGGGCAGCGAGCAGCTGCGCGTGCTGGTCTTCGACCGCGACGCTCCCAGCCTGAAACTCTCCGAACGCGTGCTGGAGCGCGGCAGGGACTACACCCTTGATCTGCAGAGCGGCGCCGTGCTGCTCAGCCGGCCCCTGCTGGCCCGCGACGCGGGCGGCCACCCGCAGTTCCTGGCCGCCGCCTACGCCTCCGAGTCCGCCAGCGTGGCGCGCGAGCTGCGCGGGGGCGCCCAGGTCAGCTACGAGTCCGGCGGGTTCAAGGTCACGGGCACGGCGCTGCGGTTCTCGGCGGCGGCCTCACCCCTGTTCGGAGTGGCGGCCGAGTACGTCCGGGGCGGGCTGGGCCAGAGCCTGAACCTGGGCATCGAGGGCGCCTACAGCGGCGGATTCGGCGTGGCGGCCCAGGCCCGCTACGCCTCGGGCCGCACCCAGATTCAGGCCAGCGTGCAGCAGCGCGGCGTGGGCTTCACCGACCCCGACGCCGTGGCCCCGGCCCAGCCCGGCCGCTCGGCCCGCCTCGACGCCCGCGTGGGTCTCACGGACACCCTGAGCCTGCAGGGGAACGCGACCCTGGAGCAGAATCTGGCGGCGGGCAGCGGGACGGCCAGCGCCGGCGCGGAACTCCGGAACGACTTCTCCGCCTTCAGTGCCGGGCTGGGCCTCGCCGGGCGCTGGGCCTGGGGCGCGGTGAACGCGGCCGACCTGTACGCCACCGCCAGCGTGGACGTGCCCCTGAGGCCCTTCGGCGTCAGCGCCCGGCAGCGGGTGGGCCTCACGGCCGGCACGGCCTCGGACACGCTGCTGCAGGCCAGCTACGCCCTGACGCCCAGCCTCTCCCTGACCGCCTCGGAGCTGCTGAGCTACGGCGGCGCGCTCACGCAGCTGCGCTCACAGGCCTTCTTCGGGGTCAGCGGCCGCTTCGTGAACGCCCAGCTCCTGCGGCGGCGCGCCGGGGCGCCCGAGACCCCCGACACCTTCGGCACCACCAACGTCTCGGCCGGCTATGAGCTGGACACCCTGGGCGCCCAGGCGGGCCGTTTCCGGGTCGGCCTGGACACCGACGTGCCCCTCACCGAGACCCTGAGTGCCCAGCTCGCCGCCGAGGTCGACACCACGGCGCGCAGCTCGGTCGCGGTGGGGCTGAACTACGCGCGGGGGAATACGCGCGCCTCGGGCCGCGCCGAGTTCTCGGTCTCGGGAGGGGGGGTCAAGCAGGTGTACACGGCCTCCGCCGCCCTGCAGCTCAGCCCCGACGTCGTGATCTCGCCCAGCGGCGAGTACGCCGTCCTGGAAGACGGCACGCGCGGTTCGCGCTTCTCGCTGGCAGCGGCCTGGCGCGGCGAGCGCTGGAGCCTGCTGACCAACAACGTCCTGCGAGGCGGCTTCTACGGCGATCTGCTGGAGGGCGAGCTGCGCGCCTCCTACCAGCAGGGCGAACGCCTCTTCATCCGGCCCGGCGCGGCCTACCGCCTGACCGGCGGGGTGTTCACCGGGCAGCTCGGCCTGGGCGCCACCTACTATGTCACCAACATCTTCGGCGTGGGCGGCAACGTGGCCTACCTGTACCAGCCGGCCACGGGCACCGGCCAGCTCGCTCTGGGCGCCGAACTCAGCGCGCGGCTCGCGCCGGGGCTGGTCGCCTCGGCCGGCGTGAACGTCCGGGGGTTCAGCGGCCTGGGCAGCACCTCCAAGACCGAGCCCGGCTATTACCTGCGGCTGGACTACCTCTTCGACGAGACGCTGTTCCGGAAGTAGGTCAGGCCAGAGCCCCGGCGCTGGCCGGCGGTGGGGCCGGACATGAAACAGCAGGGTGGGGATGCGGCTGACAGTGCGTTCCCACCCTGTCGTGTCGGCCCGGGCAGATCGGCAGCCGTGTCTCGTCCCACACACCGCGGCGCCTCTGTCTTGACCCCGTTCTCTGAAACCCGGGTTTCCTGAATTCCGGTCTCTCTATCCCCTGACCTCGGTGAGCCCGGCCGGGTCAGGGGGGTGCGGCCCGTTCGGGCGGCGTGTCCACCACGTTCAGGTCGGCCTGGACTTCCCAGACCAGATCGCGCCAGACCCAGCCGCTGCCGGGAAAACGCAGGCCCATCTTCAGCTCGTTCAGCAGCCGGGCGCGGGCCTCGCGGATCGGCATGCCCCCCGCGATCATCTGTCCCAGGGGTTCCAGCGGTTCGGCCACACGGGGCACGCCGCCCGCGCCCCGGCGCGGCGCCGCGTGCAGTTTCAGGCGGAACCACTCGTAGCGCTCGACCGCCTCCAGCCGCCCGTCGCGCAGGGCCTGGGCCACGAACTGCGCCACCTCGAAGACCGGCACCTCGGCCTCGCGGGCCGCCGCCCGCACCGAGCGCCCGCCCTCGCGCTCGAACAGCGGCTCGGCCCCCCGGAAGTAGCCGCTGGGACTGCCGATCACGGCGCACAGCTGGCTCCATTCGTCGCTGGTGCGCGCCCAGTCGGAGATCAGGTGGGTGTAGCCCCCCAGCGCCTGACCGGTGACCGCCTTTTTGGTGAACGCGAACGAGCCCACCTCGGGAACGAGCGGACTGGCGTACAGCGCCTCCAGGCCCAGCCAGTCGAGGATGCCGCCGGAGACGATCTCGCCGCCCACGAAGGCCACCGCGTAGGGCACCTCGGCCTGGACATCCAGCACGCCGGTCTGGCGGGTCGAGTGGATCAGTTCCAGCGCGCCCAGCAGCGGGATGTCACTCAGGAGGCCCTGCATGGCCTGAAGCTAGCATGACCCCCGCGGAGCGGCAGGCTTGAATGCCGGCCTCCCGGTCGGCCAGGAGATCCGCCCAGGCGCCCCCGAGTTCCCCGGCCACGTCCGAGGCGATCAACCCGTAGCCGTGCCGCGCCCCGGCGCGCTCACCGGCCCGCGCGTGCAGGCGCACCCCCGCGATGGCGGCGCCGGGGGTGTCCAGTCCCTGCCCGAGCAGCGCCGCCAGCACGCCCGAGAGCGTGTCGCCCATGCCGGCGCTGGCCATGCCCGGATGCCCCCCGCGCGACACGCTCAGGCCCGCCGGGTGGGCCACCACGCTCGGCCCGCCCTTGAGCACCACCACGCCGCCCAGCCGCGACTGCAGGGCTCGCGCCGCCATCAGTGGGTCACGGGCGACCTCGCGGGTGTCCACTCCCAGCAGCCGGGCCGCCTCGCCGGGGTGGGGCGTCCAGATGCAGCGGTCGTGGCCGGCGCCCGCCAGCTCGGGCTGCAGCGCGTCGGCGTCCAGCACGGTGGGCACGTTCCAGGACAGCGCCGCGCGGGCCACGGCGGCGGCTTCCGGCCCCAGGCCCATGCCCACCGCCAGGGCGCCCGGCAGGGGAGAGCGGCCCAGCTCCAGAAGGGTCGCCGGCCAGTCCGGGTGCCGGCGCACCATCAGCTCCGGCGTGACCAGCGGCACCTCGGCCAGGGAGTGGATGGTCACCAGACCGGCGCCGGCCCGCAGCGCCCCCACCCCCGCCATCGCCGCCGCGCCCGTGGTGCCGGGGTGCCCGCCCACGATCCAGACCCGCCCGGCGCTGCCCTTATGGGCGTCGGCGCGGCGCACGGGCAGCAGCGCGGCGACCTCGGGGTCGCTGGGCCGCGTGGCCTGGGCATGTTCCTGCACCCATTCCGGCACCACCCGCAGCGGCAGCAGCGTGACCTGTCCGGCCCGCGCGGCGGCCGCGCCGAACAGCAGGGCTGGCTTCCAGCCCATGAAGGTGACCGTGTGGTCGGCCTGAACCACCTCGTCCGTCACCTCCGACGAGGCCGCGTCCAGGCCGCTGGGCAGGTCGATGGCGACCACCCGCCGATCCGCGCGCTGCTCCCGCCAGCGCTGCACCTGGGCCAGCCACTGGGCCAGGGCTGGGCGCACGGGGGGCGTGAAACCGGTGCCCAGCAGGCCGTCGACCACCACGCCGGCTCCGGCCAGCGCCCGGCGCAGGCTACGGGGGCTGAGGAGTCCGGTCTCGCCCCCGACCGAGCGCCAGCGCCGACGGTTCAGGCGGGTCAGCGGGTGCGTCGACGGCAGGGCCAGCACGTCCACGTCGCGCCCCAGCACCTGCAGGTGGCGGGCCGCCACGAAGGCGTCGCCCCCGTTCGCTCCGCCCCCGGCCAGCAGCAGCACCCGGCCCCCCGGATAGTGCGCGTGCAGGACATCGGCCACGCCGCGCCCGGCCTCCTCCATGGCCAGGTCGAGCAGCCCCGCGCGCTCCAGCCGCTCGTCGACCCGCCGCGCCCCCTGGGGGCTCAGGACGAATGCGGTCACGGCCCGGCCACCTCCGGCTCAGCTCAGCGCGCCGCGCAGGGCCAGGACGATGACCACGGCGACCAGCGCGAGCACGCCCCAGCGCAGCCATTTGAGCAGCGGACTGACCGAGAACTGCTCGCGCATCTCCGCGTCGGTGTCCTCCTTGGAGCGGCGCATCCCCAGCCGCTGGCCGCGCCGGATCGAGCTGACGGATTCCCCGACCCGGCCCTGGCGGCGCAGCGCCACCCCCAGGTTGTGATGGGCACCGTCGTAGTCGGGGTGGATCTTCAGGGCCTGACGGTAGCGGGCCTCGGCCTCCGCGCTCTGGCCGGCCTCCAGATCGAGGTTGCCCAGGTTGGTCAGCGCCCGGTAGTGGGCGGGATCGGCCAGCAGCGCTTCCTCGAAGTGGGCGCGGGCGCCCGCCGTGTCGTCCAGCAGGGCCGCCTGCACGCCCAGTGAGTTCAGCGCCTCGGCGCGGGTCAGGCCCAGTTCCAGCGCGGGCGCCAGCCGGGCCTCCAGGCTCTGCGCCACCTCGCCCCTGGGCGCCGGGCGGCTGTCCAGCGCGGCGACGGCCCGTTCCAGGGCGGCCGGGTCGAGCAGCCGGCGCAGCACGCTCAGCTCGCCCGCCGGGGCGTCCTGTATGGCCCGCTTCAGGTCGGCCAGGGCGCGTCGGGCCGCCGGGTAGCGGCGTGCCCGCAGGCCCTCCTGAATGCCGACCACCGCGCTCAGGGCCTCCTGCACGTCCGGATCGGCGCCGGACAGCCGGGCGGTGGCCAGCGCGCGGCGCCACTCGGCGGCGTGGATCAGTTCGTTCAGGTCGGGCAGTGCAGTGGCGGGAGCGCTCAGGCCGACCCCGGCGGGTTCCGTCATGCCTGCAAGTATAGGGGCGGGGCCGGCGGGACAATCGTGCCGCCACCGCGGATCGGCAGCAGGCAGGCTCGCGGGAAGGGCATGGTCGGTGTCTCTGACGGACAGTGGCCGATGGGGAGCCGAAAAGGGCGTTCTGGCCGGCTTTTCTATCGCCAGATCACCGGTCTTTGTCCCTCCTCTTGTGGGCGACCCGGAGAGCTGCACAGCACAGGGTCGGCGTCGCGGGCTGAGCCTGCCTTCGAGTTGGGCGATGAACGACCACCCCTCGTCCAACCCCGGTGGGTCTCGTCTTACGTCAGACCTTCCCGGCGGGAGGGTTTCGGAGGGGCTGACCCGGACAGGAGCGAGGCAAGAGGGCACTTGGCAGCGTCGACTGGACGAGGCATGGTGCGTCTGCCCCGGCCCGCGCCTGCGGTGGCCCGGCATATACTGATGCGCTCAGCGCGCCGCCCGGTGTCGCCACCCCCTTCCCGCTCCAGCGGGTGAGCCCCGGAGGAGCCGTGACCCAGCCCGATCCAGTTTCCGCCCCCACCGAGTCCCAGCACGAAGGCACGCCGGCCACCAGAACGGTGCCCCTGCACTCGCCCGCCCGCGTGCGCGAACTGCTGGCCCGCCACGGCCTGCGCCCGACCAAGAGCCTGGGGCAGAACTTCCTGATCGACGGCAACATCCTGCGCGCCATCGCCGAGGCGGGCGGGGCCGGGGCCGGCGGGCACGTGCTGGAGGTCGGCCCCGGCCTGGGCGTCCTCAGCGCCGAGATCGCCTCGCGCGGCGCGCGGGTCACGGCGCTGGAAAAAGACGAGCGCCTGCGGCCGGTGCTGGCCGAGACCCTCCAGGGGCTGGACGTCACGGTGGTCTGGGGCGACGCGCTGGACTTCGATTACGCCGGCCTGCCCGGCGGCACCCGGGTCATCGCCAACCTGCCCTACTACATCACGGGGCCGCTGCTGAGCCGCTTCATGCGGGCCGCGCCCATCGTGTCGGCCACCGTCCTGGTGCAGAAGGAAGTGGCCCAGCGGCTGGTGTCCCCGCCGGGCAGCGACAGCTACGGCTTCCTCAGCGCCCTGGCGGCCCTGTACGGCAGCGTGCGCCACGTGCGGGACGTGCCCAAGGGGGCCTTCCTGCCCGCGCCGGACGTGACCAGCTCGGTGATCCGCCTGGACTTCGACCGCTCCCGCCCGCCCCCGCCGCCCGAACTGGAGCGCTTCGTCGAGGCCGCGCTGCACCACCGCCGCAAGACCCTGCGCAACAACCTGCGGATGGTCGGCCACGACGCGGCGCAGATCGACGGGGCCCTGGCGGACATTGGCCTGCGCCCCGACGTCCGCGCCGAGGACGTGCCCCTGGCTGCACTGGAAGCGGTCGCCCGGAAACTGGGCGTGATACGGTAACCGCAGCTCTACACCTGATTTCCACCCGAGTAGTCGAGTTCCTGTTCATCCCCACAAGGGCCAGTCCAGCCGGCCCTGGAGGTCTCCACCGTGAAGTTCTACGTTATTGGCGATGTCACCGTCGACCACCTCTACCACCTTGATCACCTGCCCCGGCCCGGCGAGGAAGTCACGCCCCTGCGCTCCAGCATGAAGCCGGGCGGCGCGGGCGGCACCATCAGCGTCACGCTGGCCCGGCTGGGGCACACGGTCACGCTGGCGGCGCGGGTCGGCTCCGACCCCTTCGCCGAGTACGCCATGAGCCAGGTGCGCCTCAGCGGCGTGGGCATGGGCGCCATCCAGCAGGACGAGCGGCACCTGACCAGCACCATCACGGTCATGCAGACCGAGCACGGCGAGCGCACCATGATCAGCGACGGCGCCGCCAACCGGCAGCTCGATCCGGCCAAACTGAAGAAGAAGGACATCGAGGCCAGCGACGCCCTGATCGTGAACGCCTACAGCCTCATCGAGGGGCCGCAGCGCGAGTACTCCCTGCAGGCCATCGAGTACGCCCGCGCCGCGAAGAGGGCGGTGCCGGTGTTCATCGACCTGGGCACCGGCGCCGTGAACAAGGCCCGCACCAGCCTGCTGGACGACGTGATCGGCGCGGACTACCTGAGCCTGAACCAGCACGAACTGCAGGCCCTGACCGGCACGGGTTCCATCAGCGCGGCGCTGGCCAAACTCGGGCAGGCGGGGGCGCAGCGCGTGGTCGTCAAGGTCGGCAAGATGGGCTCCATTACCTGGACGCCGACCGAGACCGAACTGGTGGACGCCGTGCTGCCCGAGGGCGACGTCGTGGACTCGACGGGCGCGGGCGACACCTTCACCGCCACCTTCGCGCACGCCGTCCTGGGGGGGCTGAGCATGGCCCAGGCCGCGAAAGCCGCGAACGCCGCCGGGGCGCTGGCCGCCACCAGCGTGGGCGCGCAGGAACGGCCCATCACGGCCGCCGATCTGGCCGACGTGCTGCCCAAAGCCAAGAAGTAGGCTCCACGGTTCCCCGCCCCCAGGCGCCGCCGTGGCCTGGGGGCGAACTTGCTAGCCTGCGGCCATGTCCTACCAACCCGATACGCTGGCTCCGCGCCGCCCGGTCTACGCTGCGCGCGGCATGGTCGCCACCGGACAACCCCTGGCAGCCCAGGCGGGCCTGAGCATCCTGCAGGCGGGCGGCAACGCCATCGACGCCGCGATCGCCACGGCGGCGGCCCTGACCGTCGTGGAGCCGACCAGCAACGGCCTGGGCGGCGACCTCTTCGCGCTGGTCTGGACCGGGGGTGAGCTGCACGGCCTGAACGCCAGCGGGGCGGCCCCCGCCGCGCTGAGCCTGGAGGCGCTGCAGGAGCGCCACGGCGGCGAGATGCCCCGCCACGGCTGGACGCCCGTCACCGTGCCCGGCGGCGTGCGCGGCTGGGCCGACCTGCACGCCCGTTTCGGACGCCTGGAGTTCGCGCAGGTGCTGGCCCCGGCGATCCGGTACGCGCGGGACGGCTACCCGCTCTCGCCCGTGCTGGCGGCCGGCTGGGCGCGCGCCATCCAGATCTACCGCGCCCTGGAGGCGCCCCTGCTGGACGAATGGTTCCGCACCTTCGCCCCAGACGGCTTCTCCCCGGCCCCGGGAGCCCTGTGGCGCAGCGAGGCCCACGCCCGCACCCTGGAGGCCATCGCGGCCAGCCACGGCGAGGCCTTCTACAGCGGCGACCTGGCCGCGCGGATCGACGCTCACGCCCGCGCGACCGGCGGCCTGCTGCGCGCGGCCGACCTGGCGGCCCACCGCTCGGAGTGGGTCACGCCGATCCACACGGACTACCTGGATCACCGTGTCTATGAGATTCCACCCAACGGCCAGGGGATCGCCGCGCTGATCGCCCTCAACGTGCTGCGGGATCTTCCCCTGCCCGGGCGCCGGGACGATCCCGAGGGCCTGCACCTGCAGATCGAGGCCATGAAACGGGGCTTCCACGACGCGCACCGCTTCGTGGGCGACCCCCGGCACGCTCCGGTGGATGTCCAGTCCCTGCTCTCGGAGGCGAACGCGGCCGCCCACCGCTCCCTGCTGGGCACGGTCGCCCACGACCCGGCCACCCGCGCGCCGGGCACCGGCGGCACCGTGTATCTGGCGACCGCCGACGACGCCGGGAACATGGTCAGCCTGATCCAGAGCAACTACATGGGCTTCGGCTCCGGCGTGGTCGTGCCCGGCACCGGCGTGGCCCTGCACAACCGGGGCCACAACTTCAGCCTGGAGGCCGGGCACCCGAACGTGCTCGCGCCCGGCAAACGCCCCTACCACACCATCATCCCCGGCTTCCTGGGCCGCACGGACGGCACCCCGGTCGGCCCGTTCGGCGTCATGGGCGGCTTCATGCAGCCCCAGGGGCATCTGCAGGTCGTGCTGAACACCGTGCGCTACGGCATGAACCCGCAGCAGGCCCTGGACGCCCCGCGCTGGCAGTGGCACAGCGGCCTGCAGGTCGAGGTCGAGCCCGCCCTGGGCACCGGCCTGTCCCGCGAGCTGGCGCGGCGGGGGCACGGGATCACCGTGGGGCTGGAGCCCGGAAGCTTCGGGCGCGGCCAGATGATCCGCCGCAGCGCGGACACCGGGGTGCTGGAAGGCGGCACCGAGAGCCGGACGGACGGCCATATCGCCGCGTACTGATCCATGCCCTGCGTGAAGATATCGGCAGGCGTTTTTCGTCGGATGGGACAGTCTCGCTGCTACAGTGGTTTTCCCCCCTCGTTATTGTCCTCATCTTCCAGACACCCGCCTGACATGCCGGCGTATCCTGACGGGCGTGAAAAAACATCTTCCCCTGATCGGGGCGCTGCTGCTCGGTGCAGCCGGCGCTCAGACCGTCGAACTCCGCATTCTGGAAACCACGGACCTGCACACCAACGCGCTGGGCTACGACTACTACCAGGACAAGCCGACCGGTGAGTACGGCCTGGAATACACCGCCACGCTGATCAAGAATGCCCGCGAGGAGAAGCGCAACTCCATGCTCTTCGACAACGGCGACCTGATCCAGGGTAACCCGCTGGGCGATTACGTGGCGCGCGTCAAGCCCCTCGCCGCCGGCCAGATGCACCCCATGCACGCCGCGATGGCCGCCATCGGCTACGACGCCGGCAACCTGGGCAACCACGAATTCAACTATGGCCTGCCCTTCCTGCAGGGCGTGCTGGGCAGCGCTCCCATGCCCTACGTCAGCTCCAACGTCTTCCTCGCCGACGCTGACACGGATCCCTCCAACGACAAGAACGCCTTCACGCCCTACCTGATCCAGCGCAAGCTGGTGCGCGACACCTACGGCCGTCCGTACTATCTCAACGTCGGCATCATCGGCTTCCTGCCTCCGCAGATCATGCAGTGGGACAAGAGCAACCTGGAAGGCAAGGTCACGACCCGCGACATCGTGGAGACCGCCCGCCGCTTCATCCCCGAGATGAAGGCGCGCGGCGCCGACGTGATCGTGGCCATCGCCCACTCGGGCATCACCGCCGACTACCAGCCCGGCCAGGAGAACGTGGCGACCGAGCTGACCAAGGTGGAGGGCGTGGACGTGGTGCTCAGCGGCCACAGCCATCAGGTGTTCCCGGGGCCGGTGTACAAGAGCATTCCCGGCGCCGACATCACCAATGGCACCATCAACGGCAAGCCCGTGGTCATGGCCGGCTTCTGGGGCAACGACCTGGGCATCGTCGACCTGAGCCTGACCAAGAAGGGCAACCGCTGGGCCATCACATCCGGCAAGGCCAGCGTGCGACCGATCTGGGACACGGCGACCAAGAAGAACCTCGTCACGCCCGACCCGAAGATCGCGGCGGCGGTGAAGGCCGCCCACGAGGGCACCCTGGCCTATGTGCGCGGCAAGGTCGCCGACCTGTCTGCGCCCATCAACTCCTACTGGGCACTGGCCCAGGACGACCCCTCCGTGCAGCTGGTGAGCAACGCCCAGACCGCCTACGTCAAGGCGGCCCTGAGCAGCGGCCCGTACAAGGATCTGCCGGTGCTGAGCGCGGCCGCTCCCTTCAAGGCCGGCGGACGCGGCGGCGCCAGCTACTTCACCGACATTCCTGCGGGCACCCTAGCGATCAAGAACGTGGCCGACCTGTACGTGTACCCCAACACCGTCCAGGCCGTGGTCGTGACCGGCGCCCAGGTGGGGGAGTGGCTGGAGCGCTCGGCCGGGCAGTTCAAGCAGATCGACCCCGCCAAGACCGAGCCCCAGGTGCTGGTCGACGATTCCTTTCCCACCTACAACTTCGACGTGCTGGACGGCGTGACCTACGAGATCGACGTGAGCCAGCCCAGCCGCTATGGCGCGGCGGCCGAACTTGCCAACCCGAATGCCAGCCGCATCAGGAACCTGCAGTACCAGGGCAAACCCATCGATCCGGCCCAGAAGTTCGTGGTCGCCACCAACAACTACCGCGCCTCCGGCGGCGGCAAGTTCCCCGGTCTGGACGGCAAGAACATCGTCCTGGAAGCGCCTGATGAGACCCGCCAGGCGTTGATCGGCTACTTCCAGCAGCAGAGGACGGTGAACCCCACCGCCGACGGCAACTGGAAGCTGACGCCCCTCCCCGGCGTGACCCTGCTGTATGTCAGCTCGCCCAACGCCCAGAAGTACCTGCCCGCCGGCGCGACGCTGCTCAGGACGCGCGACGACGGCTTCGCGGAGTACACGATCAAGTTCTGATCCGAGCTAACTGAGGTGGCCCAGAGATGTAATGGTCTCTGGGCCACTTGCCATGGAATTTGATAGGGGCCTTCCTTAAGCTGGATGGAGCTTTGACTGGAATGTCACGTGCTGGAGGGTTGGGAACACGCTGTCTCCATGTCAATCCAGGACGGATGGATCGCCGTGCGCTTGGAGTCGGTGGGATTAACTTCTCAAGTCTCCATATTGAGGGGCAAAGCAATGAAGGCCGCAGGACTAACCTGGGCCTCCACCGGGAGAGAAGACTTTACTTGTTGACGATGACCTGTACCGTGTCACCAGGTACCGTCGTGACTATGCCTGTGTCCATGTCTTCGACCAACCAGATGACCTGGTACACGCCGGCTCCACCGAAGGAGACAGTGCTGGCAACGCTGCCCTGAGCGCTCGCCGTGAACGTCACGTTCTGCTGAACATTGTTTTTGTACAGCACCCCTGCCACACGGCTGATATTGGTCAGGCCGCTCAGCTTCCATGAGCCACTTTCGTAGTTCTGTTCGCCAGGAACGGTGTTGGGAGGAGTGGGCGCCAGGGTGGTCGATGTCGAGTAGGGCACCCTGTTGGCGGCCGTGAACAGCCGGTCGACAAGTACCGGAATGCACTGGATATTGCGATTTCCTTCGGTGTCGATGGTCGTGACTCGCAGGTCGTACCGCTGGCCGGCA
It encodes:
- a CDS encoding DUF4388 domain-containing protein, which codes for MQGLLSDIPLLGALELIHSTRQTGVLDVQAEVPYAVAFVGGEIVSGGILDWLGLEALYASPLVPEVGSFAFTKKAVTGQALGGYTHLISDWARTSDEWSQLCAVIGSPSGYFRGAEPLFEREGGRSVRAAAREAEVPVFEVAQFVAQALRDGRLEAVERYEWFRLKLHAAPRRGAGGVPRVAEPLEPLGQMIAGGMPIREARARLLNELKMGLRFPGSGWVWRDLVWEVQADLNVVDTPPERAAPP
- a CDS encoding NAD(P)H-hydrate dehydratase is translated as MTAFVLSPQGARRVDERLERAGLLDLAMEEAGRGVADVLHAHYPGGRVLLLAGGGANGGDAFVAARHLQVLGRDVDVLALPSTHPLTRLNRRRWRSVGGETGLLSPRSLRRALAGAGVVVDGLLGTGFTPPVRPALAQWLAQVQRWREQRADRRVVAIDLPSGLDAASSEVTDEVVQADHTVTFMGWKPALLFGAAAARAGQVTLLPLRVVPEWVQEHAQATRPSDPEVAALLPVRRADAHKGSAGRVWIVGGHPGTTGAAAMAGVGALRAGAGLVTIHSLAEVPLVTPELMVRRHPDWPATLLELGRSPLPGALAVGMGLGPEAAAVARAALSWNVPTVLDADALQPELAGAGHDRCIWTPHPGEAARLLGVDTREVARDPLMAARALQSRLGGVVVLKGGPSVVAHPAGLSVSRGGHPGMASAGMGDTLSGVLAALLGQGLDTPGAAIAGVRLHARAGERAGARHGYGLIASDVAGELGGAWADLLADREAGIQACRSAGVMLASGHAGPPE
- a CDS encoding tetratricopeptide repeat protein: MTEPAGVGLSAPATALPDLNELIHAAEWRRALATARLSGADPDVQEALSAVVGIQEGLRARRYPAARRALADLKRAIQDAPAGELSVLRRLLDPAALERAVAALDSRPAPRGEVAQSLEARLAPALELGLTRAEALNSLGVQAALLDDTAGARAHFEEALLADPAHYRALTNLGNLDLEAGQSAEAEARYRQALKIHPDYDGAHHNLGVALRRQGRVGESVSSIRRGQRLGMRRSKEDTDAEMREQFSVSPLLKWLRWGVLALVAVVIVLALRGALS
- the rsmA gene encoding 16S rRNA (adenine(1518)-N(6)/adenine(1519)-N(6))-dimethyltransferase RsmA, which translates into the protein MTQPDPVSAPTESQHEGTPATRTVPLHSPARVRELLARHGLRPTKSLGQNFLIDGNILRAIAEAGGAGAGGHVLEVGPGLGVLSAEIASRGARVTALEKDERLRPVLAETLQGLDVTVVWGDALDFDYAGLPGGTRVIANLPYYITGPLLSRFMRAAPIVSATVLVQKEVAQRLVSPPGSDSYGFLSALAALYGSVRHVRDVPKGAFLPAPDVTSSVIRLDFDRSRPPPPPELERFVEAALHHRRKTLRNNLRMVGHDAAQIDGALADIGLRPDVRAEDVPLAALEAVARKLGVIR
- a CDS encoding carbohydrate kinase family protein, encoding MKFYVIGDVTVDHLYHLDHLPRPGEEVTPLRSSMKPGGAGGTISVTLARLGHTVTLAARVGSDPFAEYAMSQVRLSGVGMGAIQQDERHLTSTITVMQTEHGERTMISDGAANRQLDPAKLKKKDIEASDALIVNAYSLIEGPQREYSLQAIEYARAAKRAVPVFIDLGTGAVNKARTSLLDDVIGADYLSLNQHELQALTGTGSISAALAKLGQAGAQRVVVKVGKMGSITWTPTETELVDAVLPEGDVVDSTGAGDTFTATFAHAVLGGLSMAQAAKAANAAGALAATSVGAQERPITAADLADVLPKAKK
- a CDS encoding gamma-glutamyltransferase family protein — encoded protein: MSYQPDTLAPRRPVYAARGMVATGQPLAAQAGLSILQAGGNAIDAAIATAAALTVVEPTSNGLGGDLFALVWTGGELHGLNASGAAPAALSLEALQERHGGEMPRHGWTPVTVPGGVRGWADLHARFGRLEFAQVLAPAIRYARDGYPLSPVLAAGWARAIQIYRALEAPLLDEWFRTFAPDGFSPAPGALWRSEAHARTLEAIAASHGEAFYSGDLAARIDAHARATGGLLRAADLAAHRSEWVTPIHTDYLDHRVYEIPPNGQGIAALIALNVLRDLPLPGRRDDPEGLHLQIEAMKRGFHDAHRFVGDPRHAPVDVQSLLSEANAAAHRSLLGTVAHDPATRAPGTGGTVYLATADDAGNMVSLIQSNYMGFGSGVVVPGTGVALHNRGHNFSLEAGHPNVLAPGKRPYHTIIPGFLGRTDGTPVGPFGVMGGFMQPQGHLQVVLNTVRYGMNPQQALDAPRWQWHSGLQVEVEPALGTGLSRELARRGHGITVGLEPGSFGRGQMIRRSADTGVLEGGTESRTDGHIAAY
- the cpdB gene encoding 2',3'-cyclic-nucleotide 2'-phosphodiesterase, with product MKKHLPLIGALLLGAAGAQTVELRILETTDLHTNALGYDYYQDKPTGEYGLEYTATLIKNAREEKRNSMLFDNGDLIQGNPLGDYVARVKPLAAGQMHPMHAAMAAIGYDAGNLGNHEFNYGLPFLQGVLGSAPMPYVSSNVFLADADTDPSNDKNAFTPYLIQRKLVRDTYGRPYYLNVGIIGFLPPQIMQWDKSNLEGKVTTRDIVETARRFIPEMKARGADVIVAIAHSGITADYQPGQENVATELTKVEGVDVVLSGHSHQVFPGPVYKSIPGADITNGTINGKPVVMAGFWGNDLGIVDLSLTKKGNRWAITSGKASVRPIWDTATKKNLVTPDPKIAAAVKAAHEGTLAYVRGKVADLSAPINSYWALAQDDPSVQLVSNAQTAYVKAALSSGPYKDLPVLSAAAPFKAGGRGGASYFTDIPAGTLAIKNVADLYVYPNTVQAVVVTGAQVGEWLERSAGQFKQIDPAKTEPQVLVDDSFPTYNFDVLDGVTYEIDVSQPSRYGAAAELANPNASRIRNLQYQGKPIDPAQKFVVATNNYRASGGGKFPGLDGKNIVLEAPDETRQALIGYFQQQRTVNPTADGNWKLTPLPGVTLLYVSSPNAQKYLPAGATLLRTRDDGFAEYTIKF